The Desulfovibrio sp. DNA window GCCGCAAATAAGCAAGCCCGAAATGCCCAAGGTCATTTTTCCCCATGACAAGCATGTGGAGGCTGTTGAGGCCAAAAACGGAGATTGCTCCACCTGCCACAACATGACCGACGCAGGCATGTCTGAAACCCTCAAGGACGTAACTTCGGTTGCGGCAAAAAAGCAGGTCACCTACATGCATGCGACCTGTACCGAATGCCACGTCAAGGCTGGCAAGGGGCCGCGGCTTGTGGACTGCAGGGTCTGCCACAACGAGCGCACCGCATCTGAGTTTGCCGGCAAAAAGAAATAGCCAGCAGGCTCACGGAACACAGAAGAATACGCTAGGAGGCAGAATCAGATGCTGGATTTCATTACCGGACCACTGTTCATTATTTCCATTGCCGTATTTATTGTCGGCCTGCTTGCGCGTGCGGTCATCTACGTGCGCGGTCTTGATGCCCGCCTTGAACGGGTTGCCTACAGTTATCATACCGAGCGTTCCATTCCCGGCGTGCTCGCATCCATCTTCAAGTGGCTTATTCCCGGCGGCACCAGCGGCTGGCGGGCCCAGCCGGTTGCCACTATTCTTTTCTTTCTTTTGCATTTTGGCGCGGTGCTGATACCGCTCTTCCTTCTTGGTCACACCGTTCTGCTTGAAACCTATGTGGGCATAAGCTTGCCGTCTCTGCCCGGCGGCGTTGCCGATGTGCTTGCCATCATGGCCCTTTCAGGCCTTGTTCTGCTTGCTTTGCGGCGTCTTACCTCACCGGCGCTCAGGCAGCTCAACAGCGGCCAGGACTGGCTCATACTGCTTTTGACCTTTCTGCCTTTTGCCACGGGCCTTTTGGCACGTTTTGACGGCGAAGCTTACCAGACGTGGATGATCGCCCATGTGATCAGCGGCGAACTGTTTCTTATTCTGGCCCCCTTCACCAAGCTTTCGCACATTGCGCTCTTCTTTATGTCACGTGCCCAGATCGGTATGGACTATGCCATCAAAAGGGGCGGCGCGACGCGCGGTGGAGCCTTTCCCTGGTAAGAGGGGCAAACGAATTATCTTTTCGCCTGAAAGGAGCGAACCATGTCCGAATTGTTGTGCACCCCAACCCCTGTAACCACCAAAGAAGGCATCCTTGAACTGCTCAAGGACAAGGGCGGGGCGCAATATTACAGCCAGATGAAGGAAATGAAGGTCGACCAGAAAGCCCTGGCGCGCGACCTTGAACAAACCTGCAAATCGCGCACACGCACATGGCTCAGCGTGTGTGCGCACTGTGCCATGTGCGCAGACAGCTGTTTTTTTTATCGCACCAACAACAACGATCCCACGCAGATTCCTTCGTACAAGATCCAGTCGACGCTGGGCGAAATGCTGCGCCGCAAGGGCAAGGTTGACGCCGAGTTCATGATCAAGTGCATGGACGCAGCCTGGGGCAAGTGCACCTGCTGCAACCGCTGCTCGGTATACTGCCCGCACGGCATCGATACGGGCGTCATGTTCAGCTATCTGCGCGGCATTCTCTTCAAGCACGGCTTTATCCCGTGGGAAATGAAAATCGGCTCTGGCATGCACCGCGTGTACGGGGCGCAGATGGACGTGAGCGAAGAAGACTGGGTGGAAACCTGCGAATGGATGGTCGAAGAGCAGCAGGACGAATGGCCCGACCTGGAAATACCTGTTGAAAAAGAACACGCGGACGTCATGTACATTCTTAACGCCCGCGAAGTGAAGCACTACCCCGAAGACATCGCGCAGGCGGCCATTCTTTTCCACGCTACAGACACCAACTGGACCGTACCCCGTGAAGGTTGGGAAAACACCTCGCTCACCATGTTTGCGGGCGACTGGGAAGGCTGCGCACAGAACGTAAAGCGCATCTATGCCGCCATTGACCGCATCAAGCCCAAGGTGGTTGTGGGCACGGAATGCGGCCACGCCCACCGCGCAACCGTGGTCGAAGGCCCCTACTGGGCCGGACGCGAAAGCGGCGATCCGCCAGTGCGGTTCATGCATTATGTGGAATGGGTTGCAGAAATGCTGCGCACAGGCAAGATCAAGATTGATCCTGCCAAAAAGCTCAAGATGCCCTGCACCCTCCAGGATTCATGCAACTATGTGCGCAGCCACGGGCTTGGCAAGGCCACACGCGAAATCATGAGCTATATCGCCGAAGATTTTCGCGAAATGGACCCCAAGGGCGACCACAACTTCTGCTGCGGTGGCGGCGGTGGCCTCAACGGCATCGGCCTGTACCGCAAGGAACGCAACGTGGGGCTCAAAAACAAGCTGGACCAGATAAAGGCAACTGGCGCGGAACTGGTCATAAGCCCCTGCCACAACTGCTGGGACGCCATCCGCGACATGATGGAAGTATACGAGGAACACAACATCAAGTGGTCGTTCCTCAAACCGCTGCTGGTGGATATGATGATTATCCCTGATCACATCCGCCACAACGAAGTATAAAAAAGGCCGCCTGCAAAGCAGGCGACCAAAAGAACAGCACGGTTCACCACCGGAATTGAAAAACTCCCCGTTTACCGCACCAGCATTTGTCCTTTTGCCTGGCACGTAAACGGAGCAAACCGCAGCCCTGACGGTCGGGCACAATCCCATGTCCGACCGTCAGGCGGGTAACAGATCAGAATCTAGGCCATGGCAGCGCTGACAGTAGAGAGCAGCGCTTCGCTTGAGCAGTTTTTTGAAAGCACGGGAATGCCCGTACCAAAGCTTACCGGGCGGGGTCCAACAGCGGTGCACACCACGGCAGGCAGTGATCTGGTGGCAGCATTGCGGCGCAGGCGACTGTACATGATGGTTCCAGAGGTTCCCTCCAGTTCCACATCAAACACGATGCAGTCGGGCCTGTCGCTCTCCACCTTGGCCAGGCTTTCAGCGCATGTGCTGGCCGTGCTTACCCGGTAATTACACTGCTGAAGAGTTTGGGACAGTCTGCTTTGGCTTTCGGCATCGCTGTCTACCAAGAGAATATGCTTTTGCATTGGTGCCTCCGAAGTCGGTCTCCGGCAAGAGAGGGGAAGAAGGTTGCGCCACCCTGCGGCGAGTGGCATGGCGCGGCGCCGAAGCGCTGCTTTGACGAACAGAACCAAGGGTCACGGCCTCAAGCGAATTGTGCATGGAGCGGGCAACCTTATCCCAGGCATCAAAGGCTGTTTTGCCCACAGGAGCGGCCTGGCTCACCCCAGGCAACGAAATACCGCCCTCAACTGCAAAAATTATATCTGCCAGGGTTATGTCGTCCGGGGTGCGGGCCAGCATATGGCCACCGGCAATGCCGCGTACGCTTTTGACAATGCCTTCGGCCTGAAGCAGGCGCATAATTTTTTGAACAAATTTTTCAGATATCCCCGTGCTGACCGAAAGTTCGGACGCAGAGGCGGGAATATCGTCATCTTGTTCAGAAAGGCACAATAACAGGTGCAAAGCATGGCAAGCCATTGTCGAAATACGCATATTCATTCCTTATTTTGCAGGAGACAATAATTGGCTCGAAACCATATCTATCTAATTTAGACTGTTCTGCTCATGTTTTTAGCGCACCAAATCCATGCCGTCAAGCGGGTGCGTGGAGCCACAAACCCGCTTCGAAAAGCCGAATAACTCAACTTTTCAAGGATGTGAATAGTTTCGCAACCTATGCGCGGCAAAAAAAAAATACTGCCCATGCCCAATTTTATGTGCTACGGTTGTGCGTCAAATAAAAGTGAATAGCCGCATCAACGGCGCTGAACCGCCGGCAGGATTGGCAGATGGAAAATCATTCTGCTCAAGAGGGATTACCAATGAAGCTCTCGGCAAAAACACGCTATGCAGCCAGAATACTTCTCTTTCTGGCACAGAACGGTATTGAAAAACCGGTTTCGTCCAGCCAGCTGGCAGCTCAGACAGGCATCAGCTCACAATTCAGCGAACAGATATTACGCCAGCTGCGCCTGGCAGGTATAACGGGCAGCATACGTGGAGCCAAGGGTGGGCATGTACTCTTGCGCAAACCTGAAGAATTGACCTTTGGATGTATAGTCAAACTCATGGAAGGCGGAATTGAGCTTACAAACTGCATGGAAAAACCGGGAGAATGCTCTCGCTTTGATGAATGCGATGTAAGGAAGGCCTGGCAAAACCTGCAATCCACACTGGATGGCGTTTTTGACTCGATTACTTTGCGTGATCTTATGCATGACCATCGTATTCTTATGTAATCAATGAAACTTATTTTATAATAAAATTACTTTTAACATTTATAACGTCAAAAAAAGGTCGGCAAATGCCGGCCTTTTTTTATATTATTAGCATATCAGGCAATTTTTATCATACTAATTTAGTAGAAAAAAATATTTTCAAGCTTGTTAAAAAAATTTTTTGTTTGCCTTGAAAAAAAATTTAAAACGGAGTAAAATAGTTGATTTATTTAAATAAAATTAGGGTAGTCATGATTAACTTAACTGTATTGTTTCCGCCTGACATCTTTGCATTTTTCTTAATTTTGAGTATCAGGGGGGTCACCGTACACCTTGACTAAGTCGCTTAGTGTGATCAATTCCTGATTACACAGGTAAGATTTAATCAGGCGTCGGCCCAATCAAAGGAGAGGTTGCAGGCAGGCAGACGCATGCCGGGCTTGAACGCGTGTCGGCTGTGCCGGCCGCAACTAACCCACGAACTAGCGGCATCTTGACCCCACGGAGTAAACGCATGAGCACACTTTTTTACATTCTTGGCTATTTGGCGGTAGCCGGCTTTTTCTGCATGGCCTACCTCAAAATCAAATCTTACCTTGCATCCAGCCCGCTGCATGTTCGGTGGGAACTGTACCCCGTGCCTCATGAAGGCTCAAAGACGGTGTACGGCGGCAGTTTCATGGAAGAAAAGGACTGGTGGACCAAGCCCCGCCACATCGAACACATGGGCGATGTGAAGGCTCTGTTGACCGAAGTGCTTTTCCTGCACGCCACCTTTGAGCACAACCTCAAGCTCTGGGTGCGCACCTACCCCTTCCATGTGGGTATGTACATGCTCATGGGCGGCACCATTGTTGTGCTGTTCTCTGCCATTGCGCAGATTCTGGGCATGAACCCCCAGGGCGGCCTGATGATTTTTGTGGGTAATATTATCAGCGCCTGTGTGCTCGCTGGCACGCTGTGCATCATCGTGGGCGGCATCAGCCTGGTTATGCGCCGCCGCGCCGATGAAGGCCTGCGCCGCTACAGCACCCCCGAACACTACTTCAACCTGCTTATCTTCGTGCTCTTCGGCGTGCTGGGTCTGGTTGCCTGGGCTTCCGCCCCTTCCTATTTCGAGCTGGCCCGCACCTTCATGTATAACCTGATCACGTTCAACTTTGCTCCCCAGACCAACGTGCTGTTTGCCATGCACCTGCTGGTGGGCTTTTTCCTGCTGATCTGGATCCCCATGACCCATATGGGCCACGTTTTCATGAAGTACTTCACCTACCATGACATCCGCTGGGGCGACGAGCCCACCAACTACAGCACCAAGAACCAGCAGAAGATCATGGACGCCCTGAAGTTCAACGTTACGTGGTCTGCCGAGCACATCGCGGGCGACGGCCAGCCCAAGACCTGGGTGGACGTGGCCACCACCAATCCCGCAGCCCCCAAGAAGGAAGACTAGGGAGTTCCGACATGAAAGATAATCTGCAATTGAAAGATGTTTCCACTGCCGAAGGGCAGATGGTCAGCATTGACCTCAAGGATATTCCTGAACTTCCCGTGGACATGCACACCATGCCCTGGAAGCCCTTTACCGACGAACAGAAGCAGAACACTGCCTGTATCCTTGACGACGTGTGCGTGCTGAACATTCCCATGCCCAAGAACAAGGAAGAAGAAGAGGAACTGGTCAACAAGTTCCTCAACGGTATGCGCAAGCTGTTCACCAAGGAAAACAACTGGACCTTCCTGCCCATGCTTGAAACCAGCATGGACTACTGCGCCCAGTGCAATTCCTGCTCTGAAGCCTGCCATCTGTATGAAATGTCTGGCAGAAACGAAATGTACCGGCCCAACTTCCGGTCTGAAATCTTCCGCCGCATTTACAAGCAGTATGTGAAAAAGGAACCCTTGGCCAAGTGGCGCTACGGCGACATCGGCCTGAACTGGAAGACCGTGGCTCGCCTTGGCGAACTGGCATACCGCTGCAACCTTTGCCGTCGCTGCGCGCAGACCTGCCCCATCGGCGTGGACAACGCCTTGCTGGCCCGCGAAATCCGCAAGCTTTTCAGCCAGGAACTGGGCATCTACCCCCGCGAGCTGCACGAAAAGGGCACCATCAACCAGATGAAGTGCGGTTCTTCGACCG harbors:
- a CDS encoding respiratory nitrate reductase subunit gamma, translating into MSTLFYILGYLAVAGFFCMAYLKIKSYLASSPLHVRWELYPVPHEGSKTVYGGSFMEEKDWWTKPRHIEHMGDVKALLTEVLFLHATFEHNLKLWVRTYPFHVGMYMLMGGTIVVLFSAIAQILGMNPQGGLMIFVGNIISACVLAGTLCIIVGGISLVMRRRADEGLRRYSTPEHYFNLLIFVLFGVLGLVAWASAPSYFELARTFMYNLITFNFAPQTNVLFAMHLLVGFFLLIWIPMTHMGHVFMKYFTYHDIRWGDEPTNYSTKNQQKIMDALKFNVTWSAEHIAGDGQPKTWVDVATTNPAAPKKED
- the hmcE gene encoding sulfate respiration complex protein HmcE; the encoded protein is MLDFITGPLFIISIAVFIVGLLARAVIYVRGLDARLERVAYSYHTERSIPGVLASIFKWLIPGGTSGWRAQPVATILFFLLHFGAVLIPLFLLGHTVLLETYVGISLPSLPGGVADVLAIMALSGLVLLALRRLTSPALRQLNSGQDWLILLLTFLPFATGLLARFDGEAYQTWMIAHVISGELFLILAPFTKLSHIALFFMSRAQIGMDYAIKRGGATRGGAFPW
- a CDS encoding response regulator, which codes for MQKHILLVDSDAESQSRLSQTLQQCNYRVSTASTCAESLAKVESDRPDCIVFDVELEGTSGTIMYSRLRRNAATRSLPAVVCTAVGPRPVSFGTGIPVLSKNCSSEALLSTVSAAMA
- the hmcF gene encoding sulfate respiration complex iron-sulfur protein HmcF; protein product: MSELLCTPTPVTTKEGILELLKDKGGAQYYSQMKEMKVDQKALARDLEQTCKSRTRTWLSVCAHCAMCADSCFFYRTNNNDPTQIPSYKIQSTLGEMLRRKGKVDAEFMIKCMDAAWGKCTCCNRCSVYCPHGIDTGVMFSYLRGILFKHGFIPWEMKIGSGMHRVYGAQMDVSEEDWVETCEWMVEEQQDEWPDLEIPVEKEHADVMYILNAREVKHYPEDIAQAAILFHATDTNWTVPREGWENTSLTMFAGDWEGCAQNVKRIYAAIDRIKPKVVVGTECGHAHRATVVEGPYWAGRESGDPPVRFMHYVEWVAEMLRTGKIKIDPAKKLKMPCTLQDSCNYVRSHGLGKATREIMSYIAEDFREMDPKGDHNFCCGGGGGLNGIGLYRKERNVGLKNKLDQIKATGAELVISPCHNCWDAIRDMMEVYEEHNIKWSFLKPLLVDMMIIPDHIRHNEV
- a CDS encoding Rrf2 family transcriptional regulator is translated as MENHSAQEGLPMKLSAKTRYAARILLFLAQNGIEKPVSSSQLAAQTGISSQFSEQILRQLRLAGITGSIRGAKGGHVLLRKPEELTFGCIVKLMEGGIELTNCMEKPGECSRFDECDVRKAWQNLQSTLDGVFDSITLRDLMHDHRILM
- a CDS encoding Rrf2 family transcriptional regulator, with protein sequence MNMRISTMACHALHLLLCLSEQDDDIPASASELSVSTGISEKFVQKIMRLLQAEGIVKSVRGIAGGHMLARTPDDITLADIIFAVEGGISLPGVSQAAPVGKTAFDAWDKVARSMHNSLEAVTLGSVRQSSASAPRHATRRRVAQPSSPLLPETDFGGTNAKAYSLGRQRCRKPKQTVPNSSAV
- a CDS encoding cytochrome c3 family protein — its product is MPAAAQGGELVAVTTPQISKPEMPKVIFPHDKHVEAVEAKNGDCSTCHNMTDAGMSETLKDVTSVAAKKQVTYMHATCTECHVKAGKGPRLVDCRVCHNERTASEFAGKKK